The following coding sequences lie in one Arachis ipaensis cultivar K30076 chromosome B05, Araip1.1, whole genome shotgun sequence genomic window:
- the LOC107643893 gene encoding calcium-dependent protein kinase 10 isoform X2 produces MGNCNACARADVVDSTTTTITKPTTNNRKPNPFSSTPARPANPIRVLNNDIPAGPQHRARISDDYILGRELGRGEFGITYLCTDRETKEALACKSISKRKLRTAVDVDDVRREVKIMSTLPPHPNVVQLKGAYEDDENVHIVMELCEGGELFDRIVARGHYSERAAAGVFRTIAEVVRMCHANGVMHRDLKPENFLFANKKENSPLKAIDFGLSVFFKPGERFSEIVGSPYYMAPEVLKRNYGPEVDVWSAGVILYILLCGVPPFWAETEQGVALAILRGVIDFKREPWPHISDSAKSLVRQMLEPDPKKRLTAEQVLAHPWLQNAKKAPNVPLGDLVRSRLKQFSMMNRFKKKALRVIADHLSVEEVEIIKDMFTLMDTDKDGRVTYEELKAGLRKVGSQLAEPEIKLLMEVFPLLNCCIELL; encoded by the exons atggGAAACTGCAACGCTTGCGCCAGAGCAGATGTAGTAGACAGCACAACAACCACAATCACAAAGCCTACCACCAACAACCGAAAACCGAACCCCTTTTCCTCCACTCCGGCCCGGCCAGCCAACCCGATCCGCGTCCTCAACAACGACATCCCCGCGGGCCCGCAGCACCGGGCCCGAATCAGCGACGATTACATACTTGGCCGTGAGCTGGGCCGCGGCGAATTCGGCATAACCTACCTCTGCACTGACCGCGAGACCAAAGAAGCTCTCGCATGTAAGTCCATCTCGAAGCGGAAGCTCCGCACCGCTGTCGACGTAGACGACGTGCGGCGCGAGGTGAAGATCATGTCCACGCTGCCGCCGCATCCGAACGTGGTGCAGCTGAAGGGAGCTTACGAGGACGACGAGAACGTTCACATAGTTATGGAGCTCTGTGAGGGCGGCGAGCTCTTCGACAGGATCGTTGCCAGGGGACACTACAGCGAGCGCGCCGCCGCCGGAGTGTTCCGGACGATCGCGGAGGTTGTTAGGATGTGCCACGCTAACGGTGTCATGCATAGAGACCTCAAGCCTGAGAATTTCTTGTTTGCTAACAAGAAGGAGAATTCGCCCCTCAAGGCCATTGATTTTGGCTTGTCTGTGTTCTTCAAGCCAG GGGAGAGGTTTTCGGAGATTGTGGGGAGTCCTTACTACATGGCGCCGGAGGTATTGAAGAGGAATTATGGGCCGGAGGTAGATGTGTGGAGTGCTGGTGTGATCCTTTATATTTTGCTCTGTGGGGTTCCTCCGTTTTGGGCAG AGACGGAGCAAGGTGTGGCTCTGGCAATATTGAGGGGGGTGATTGATTTCAAGAGGGAACCTTGGCCACATATATCAGATAGCGCTAAAAGCCTTGTCCGGCAGATGTTGGAACCAGATCCTAAAAAGCGCTTGACTGCTGAACAGGTGCTTG CACATCCATGGCTACAAAATGCCAAGAAAGCTCCAAATGTTCCATTAGGTGATCTTGTGAGGTCAAGGCTTAAGCAGTTTTCTATGATGAATAGATTCAAAAAGAAAGCTCTTCGG GTAATTGCAGATCATTTATCTGTTGAAGAGGTAGAAATAATCAAAGATATGTTTACATTGATGGACACCGACAAAGACGGACGAGTAACATACGAAGAACTAAAGGCTGGGTTGAGGAAAGTTGGTTCACAATTGGCTGAGCCAGAGATAAAGTTGCTGATGGAAGTG TTTCCTTTGTTGAATTGTTGCATTGAATTACTTTAG
- the LOC107643893 gene encoding calcium-dependent protein kinase 10 isoform X1, translating into MGNCNACARADVVDSTTTTITKPTTNNRKPNPFSSTPARPANPIRVLNNDIPAGPQHRARISDDYILGRELGRGEFGITYLCTDRETKEALACKSISKRKLRTAVDVDDVRREVKIMSTLPPHPNVVQLKGAYEDDENVHIVMELCEGGELFDRIVARGHYSERAAAGVFRTIAEVVRMCHANGVMHRDLKPENFLFANKKENSPLKAIDFGLSVFFKPGERFSEIVGSPYYMAPEVLKRNYGPEVDVWSAGVILYILLCGVPPFWAETEQGVALAILRGVIDFKREPWPHISDSAKSLVRQMLEPDPKKRLTAEQVLAHPWLQNAKKAPNVPLGDLVRSRLKQFSMMNRFKKKALRVIADHLSVEEVEIIKDMFTLMDTDKDGRVTYEELKAGLRKVGSQLAEPEIKLLMEVADVDGNGILDYGEFVAVTIHLQKMENDEHFRKAFKYFDKDSSGYIEFGELQEALADESGETDHDVLNDIMREVDTDKDGRISFEEFVAMMKTGTDWRKASRQYSRERFKSLSLNLMKDGSLQLHDGISGQAVVV; encoded by the exons atggGAAACTGCAACGCTTGCGCCAGAGCAGATGTAGTAGACAGCACAACAACCACAATCACAAAGCCTACCACCAACAACCGAAAACCGAACCCCTTTTCCTCCACTCCGGCCCGGCCAGCCAACCCGATCCGCGTCCTCAACAACGACATCCCCGCGGGCCCGCAGCACCGGGCCCGAATCAGCGACGATTACATACTTGGCCGTGAGCTGGGCCGCGGCGAATTCGGCATAACCTACCTCTGCACTGACCGCGAGACCAAAGAAGCTCTCGCATGTAAGTCCATCTCGAAGCGGAAGCTCCGCACCGCTGTCGACGTAGACGACGTGCGGCGCGAGGTGAAGATCATGTCCACGCTGCCGCCGCATCCGAACGTGGTGCAGCTGAAGGGAGCTTACGAGGACGACGAGAACGTTCACATAGTTATGGAGCTCTGTGAGGGCGGCGAGCTCTTCGACAGGATCGTTGCCAGGGGACACTACAGCGAGCGCGCCGCCGCCGGAGTGTTCCGGACGATCGCGGAGGTTGTTAGGATGTGCCACGCTAACGGTGTCATGCATAGAGACCTCAAGCCTGAGAATTTCTTGTTTGCTAACAAGAAGGAGAATTCGCCCCTCAAGGCCATTGATTTTGGCTTGTCTGTGTTCTTCAAGCCAG GGGAGAGGTTTTCGGAGATTGTGGGGAGTCCTTACTACATGGCGCCGGAGGTATTGAAGAGGAATTATGGGCCGGAGGTAGATGTGTGGAGTGCTGGTGTGATCCTTTATATTTTGCTCTGTGGGGTTCCTCCGTTTTGGGCAG AGACGGAGCAAGGTGTGGCTCTGGCAATATTGAGGGGGGTGATTGATTTCAAGAGGGAACCTTGGCCACATATATCAGATAGCGCTAAAAGCCTTGTCCGGCAGATGTTGGAACCAGATCCTAAAAAGCGCTTGACTGCTGAACAGGTGCTTG CACATCCATGGCTACAAAATGCCAAGAAAGCTCCAAATGTTCCATTAGGTGATCTTGTGAGGTCAAGGCTTAAGCAGTTTTCTATGATGAATAGATTCAAAAAGAAAGCTCTTCGG GTAATTGCAGATCATTTATCTGTTGAAGAGGTAGAAATAATCAAAGATATGTTTACATTGATGGACACCGACAAAGACGGACGAGTAACATACGAAGAACTAAAGGCTGGGTTGAGGAAAGTTGGTTCACAATTGGCTGAGCCAGAGATAAAGTTGCTGATGGAAGTG GCCGATGTCGATGGGAATGGAATACTTGACTATGGGGAGTTTGTAGCTGTTACCATTCACTTGCAAAAAATGGAGAACGATGAGCATTTCCGCAAAGCATTCAAGTATTTTGACAAAGACAGTAGTGGTTATATTGAGTTTGGTGAACTACAGGAAGCATTAGCAGATGAGTCAGGAGAAACTGATCATGATGTTTTGAATGACATCATGCGTGAAGTTGACACTGATAAG GATGGTCGCATCAGTTTTGAGGAGTTTGTTGCCATGATGAAAACTGGAACTGACTGGAGAAAAGCATCTAGGCAATATTCAAGGGAGAGATTCAAGAGTTTGAGCCTAAACTTGATGAAAGACGGCTCTCTTCAGCTTCATGACGGTATCAGTGGTCAAGCTGTAgtggtttaa